The sequence below is a genomic window from Sebastes fasciatus isolate fSebFas1 chromosome 11, fSebFas1.pri, whole genome shotgun sequence.
atatataatattcatgtttttatacatatttgttGTGTTATAACCATAGGACATTTAATTAATGTTCCCACTAAACTATATTATCCTAATATAACACAAAGTTGGCTTTATGTGACAGGAAAAGGGGGAAACAATCTGTGCAAATTGATCTCAAAGTTATTCATCACTGGCTCACTGTAACTTAATGTatcaatatactgtaggtataagataagatattcctttattagtccagtCATAgtggaattattattattattattattataagtcatagtgcaaaaaaacagatgcatcagctaacagtaaaaaaaaaagagataaacaaagtgtaacaaaaatatgaaccatttaaatagaaggaagtatataCATTATTgtcaataaacagactattaacaaaattgcacaagtggaaaatgatattgtacagtgagaattaaatgaaattccacctgaaaatatcaggttaatGTCAGTATATTaggattattattagtagtagtagtagtagtagtaaccaTGGCCCCTCAGGAAGTGGCTAGTGGTTAAACAGGATTGTCTTGATCTGACACTCCTATCAAACAGATCTTCTTTATAATTTAATTAACTGGCAAGTAGAGCAGCTGTGTGGGACACTCCATGTTTGTCCAGATGACTCAGCAAAATTGTAATTGCATGTTCATTGCAGAGCAGGTAGAAGGCCTGGGTGTGTACCTGGTGGAGGTAGAAATGTGAGACTGCCCTTTATCTAGCTCCACTCAGAGAGGAAGCGGGGGTGGGTCAGCTCACACACAATGAcgtgtttatgtaaatgtattgtATGCGCATGTCACAGTTAACTGCCTGAAATGTAAATGATGCCTACTGTTAAGAGGCCAGAGGTATTATCATGATAAATATTAACCTCTGGGGTCTCACTCTGACTTTGATTGACAGTGTGACGGCTGTAAAACCCGGCCCTCCTGGGTGTGTTTGCTCCACGCACACATTGATAACACTGACTTTAACCAGCCAGCCTCGCACCAGAAGCGATATCATTGTACATTCAGCATGCGTTGAGGAATTCCTGCGCTATCTACCATCTCTAAATGATTTGTTTCTCTCTTCCTATAGGCCAACTTCAGTCTGGAACTGGTGGCCTTCTTGGCGTCCAACCTCCATGTCCCTTTTAAAGACTACAGAATCCAAGATTCTTGCTTGTAAGCAATGTTTTGATGTATACTTGCAGATTATTTAACCGCTAGGAACTATATAGATAATCACTTGTAATGATGTAGAAAAGCTGCTATCTCTTTATAAAATATCTATGAGCTTCTGTGAGTGTAATGTGACACCGTTATGTCAAACAGAACCTCACTGTATATACTGATCATTGCTCCTCTTTGTCTGGTCACAACAGGTATTCAGAATGACCTCTGGGCTCGGTTTGTGACCCTGCCAAACCAGGATCGAATATGGACTCTGACCCTCAACAAGAAGGCGCTGCGTAAACCTGCCGAACAGGGTACCGCTCGTCTCTCAATCTCTCTGTTTATTTGGGAGGCAACAGCTGTAATTCCACAGTGCCATTGTCTCCATTATAAGACCCGTGACATAACAcctctttgtctttttcctCCAGCCCCAAAGACTCCCCTGGTGATGGTCCACGGCTTCGGGGGAGGGGTCGGACTGTGGGTCAGGAACATAGACGCGCTGAGTCGGTCGCGGCCCGTTTACGCCTTTGACCTCCTGGGCTTCGGCCGGAGCTCCAGGCCTCCTTTCCCCTCAGATGCTGCCAAGGCGGAGGAGCAGTTTGTCGACTCCATTGAACGGTGGAGACAGTCCGTAGGCCTGGAGAACATGATTCTGCTGGGACACAGTCTGGGCGGATACCTGGCCACCTCCTACGCCATCCAGTACCCTTCTAGGTAATATTACCAATAGGATGCCATGTAGAACATCAGATAATGAAACACAACCCCCTTGCAGCTGGCAGTGATTTAGTGTTTTGTTTGAGAATGGAGGACATCATGTTCTATGCAAAAGACATTGGCAAAGGCAGAGATTGGATTTGAACATTGAACATTGAACTTGTCATGTTGAATATTAACCCGGCTCATatctaaaatgaagaaaagTGAATTTCAGTCGGAACGATTTTTTAGttaaattaacatcattaaTAATCAAATTCTCTGCGACACTATTGTTTCAATATTTATAGCTGACAAAATATCTTTTAATATGTATTTAAGAAATCCATTTAATATCAATTTCAGCTGTTTGGAATGAATACAGCAAATTAAAATGAATCAGATCAGTCAGATATGTTCTCAATTAGCACTAATCATTCTAATCATGGATgttttgttagttagttagttttatTGGAGTTGCTTTCTCAATGCAACTGCTCACAACATAATAAAAACGTAATGCTCTTAAAGGAATAGCTTGCCATGTTAGGAAATAATCTTATTccctttcttgccgagagttcgACACCACTCTCATGTTCGTGTGGTAAACACGGAGCTATCAGCAGCAGCCAGtgagcttagcttagcacaaagacaggACACGAGGGGAAACGGCTTTCCTGGATCCGGCCTGAATAACTATTTTTAGGCCAGGTGCTGTCACGTCCAGGGGTCTCctctggttgcctggcaacctcacaggGACGACAAGACTCCAGGAAGGGACTCCGCCTAGCCAAGAAATacagtgctccagggatgacatatttttgctggccaaacaggaagtcacCATCGCCTTGGGTTCCcctgacaaaaagccaatggggttgttccattggcttttggattattgcagaaaataagctctgtggcaaacaaacgtttatgatacttacacattttgttcagcaagataatctacACAGATATACAccactttaatgatttttttttaagagcaaatgcaatcaccagaagtaaaaagctaacgttaggttataaacaaactacaccacggttacatgaacgcgagtatacacaacgagactatgaaggcggacgagtcggcgtgatgacgttttgtaatctcatttagccacttgttagcaaccgcctattttaagacacattaacgcttcaaaattcacgaatgggatatttattgatgcattttatgttgtagaacaaaacgttaaaatctcttcagcttgtgttaaccacagaccttatttcaggcatctaactaaaaacccattgacttccaggcaagagaaccagaagtgctaaaatgcaaatCATTCCTGGGTTtttggactcattcctgtagtaTTCTCTAGTCTGCAACATAAACCCTTcataaaaccacaacatgttatttttaacattttgttttttctatggattaaacaaacaagatataaagcATAAATTAGTGAGCTCTAGAGGGGCTGGTCGGCGGATTTATCAGGTTTGTCCTCGAATTGTACCTCCTTATTGTCTAGTGAACGGATCTGGCAAGCAGAAAATTCAAAATGATAAATTGCCTCTACAGCCACTGTGTGTAGAATTAGAGAATGATTGACTTTGGCGCCTCCTAGTGGTAGTATCCACGAAAGACAGCAATTCCTACCGTATGCTGTGTGTAAGCTGATGACAAATAAATGCCAGTTGATAGAGAATTATAGTGTTTTCTGCTCTCCTCTTGCAGAGTGTCACATCTTATCCTGGTGGACCCCTGGGGTTTCCCTGAGCGACCCCAGACACAGACCCAGGAGGGTCAAAGTCAGGGGACAGAGGTGGTGAAGAGACCGCCCCTTCCACGCTGGGTAAAAGCTATTGCAACAGTGGTTTCCTTCTTCAACCCGCTGGCTGTCATCAGAGCAGCAGGCCCATGGGGTAAGCTATATATTGTTGTTTATCTAATATTGTGCTGCTGTGCCACATTATACTCTTTCCACTCATCTTACAGTATGTCATTGATTCAGGTCCGGGCTTGGTGAACAGATTCCGTCCTGATTTCAAAAGGAAATTCGAAGATCTGTTTGATGATGACACTATGACGCAGTACATCTACCACTGTAACGCACAATCCCCGAGGTAAGCCGACACACGCATCCcttaatcacaatcacaatcacacaGGACAATATAGCAGAACATAATATCAACAAAAAGCTGACcaatctcttcctcctcctcctcctcctcctcctcctcctcctcctcctcctcctcctcctcctcctcccagtggTGAGGTGGGTTTCCGGGCCATGTCGGAGTCTCTGGGCTGGGCCAAAAGGCCCATGCTGCTGCGGGTTCACCAGCTGCCCCCCTCCATGCCCCTCACCATGCTGTATGGAGCCCGATCCTGGGTGGACAGCTCGTCTGGGGACAGAGTGGCCCAGATTAGGAGCCAGGCCTACACCAAAGTGCTGGTGAGTAGAGTCATGAGGGATATATTATCCAATTACAAGTCTAAAATGTGCAGTTCAGCTTTAAATTTGTGGAATTTTAATTCaaatcatgtttgtttttattggggctgtcaatcgatcgcATGATCgtctatagttaatcgcgattaaccgcaaattaatcacaattcatGTGTTCGTACTGAGAAGTTGatttaccaaaaaaataaaatcctctGCTGATTTACGggcgtctctttcccaatgtaa
It includes:
- the abhd4 gene encoding (Lyso)-N-acylphosphatidylethanolamine lipase, whose product is MDPATATDPMHNECETEPTSVWNWWPSWRPTSMSLLKTTESKILACIQNDLWARFVTLPNQDRIWTLTLNKKALRKPAEQAPKTPLVMVHGFGGGVGLWVRNIDALSRSRPVYAFDLLGFGRSSRPPFPSDAAKAEEQFVDSIERWRQSVGLENMILLGHSLGGYLATSYAIQYPSRVSHLILVDPWGFPERPQTQTQEGQSQGTEVVKRPPLPRWVKAIATVVSFFNPLAVIRAAGPWGPGLVNRFRPDFKRKFEDLFDDDTMTQYIYHCNAQSPSGEVGFRAMSESLGWAKRPMLLRVHQLPPSMPLTMLYGARSWVDSSSGDRVAQIRSQAYTKVLLIDEASHHVYADQPEEFNKAVEKICNSVN